One window of Dyadobacter sandarakinus genomic DNA carries:
- a CDS encoding 3'-5' exonuclease, which produces MPFLVLDIEMTGPEPGWNEIIQIGAEFFDDQWESKGTFLQNVYPENEEAFSSRSEEIHGLSLDELDDAPMIYEVIPMFEQWITKLNYNKSKFTDVIICGQSVVYDINFLRFAYRSEKVDWTFSNKMLDLHTISYLCFEILRSNGKAVPKQLSLSAVASYFGLERSTGTHNALEDAQLTAQCFKEFYKIIDNVKLA; this is translated from the coding sequence ATGCCATTCTTAGTCCTTGATATTGAAATGACCGGTCCTGAGCCCGGCTGGAACGAGATTATCCAGATCGGTGCTGAATTCTTTGATGATCAGTGGGAGTCAAAAGGTACGTTCCTGCAGAACGTTTACCCTGAAAATGAAGAAGCCTTTTCGTCCAGGTCGGAAGAAATTCACGGTTTATCCCTCGACGAGCTGGATGATGCACCCATGATTTATGAAGTGATACCGATGTTTGAACAATGGATTACAAAATTAAACTACAATAAAAGCAAGTTTACGGATGTAATTATATGTGGACAGAGCGTAGTTTACGATATTAACTTTCTGCGGTTTGCCTATCGGAGCGAAAAGGTGGATTGGACTTTCTCAAACAAAATGCTCGACCTGCATACTATATCCTACCTGTGCTTTGAAATCCTTCGTAGTAATGGGAAGGCGGTTCCCAAACAACTCAGCTTGTCTGCCGTGGCTTCCTACTTCGGGTTGGAACGGAGTACGGGTACGCACAATGCGCTCGAAGATGCACAGCTCACAGCACAGTGCTTTAAAGAGTTTTACAAGATAATTGACAATGTTAAACTAGCATGA
- a CDS encoding bestrophin family protein, which translates to MIDYNPKEWFKYIFYFQKADTVRKLAPLIVTIAIYSGAVAYLILKVWKGGENTDLKNVSLVHSLLGFVISLLLVFRTNTAYDRWWEGRKQWGSMMNVSRNLALKINGLLDKDTSRADREFFRKMIPNFAFAMKNHLRNRYLSEEFDDSTSFGQSMIDPGGHVPAQIASAIFSKVVTLQRTGVLLPEHVIVLNHELEALMNICGACERIRNTPIPLSYSSFIKKFIFVYCLTLPIGYVFSLHFLVIPFVMFVFYILASLEVIAEEIEDPFGEDSNDLPVERICQGVLTSVRALID; encoded by the coding sequence ATGATTGACTATAATCCGAAGGAGTGGTTCAAGTACATCTTTTACTTTCAAAAAGCGGATACCGTCCGCAAGCTTGCGCCACTCATTGTTACGATTGCCATTTACTCCGGTGCTGTCGCGTACCTGATATTGAAGGTCTGGAAAGGCGGTGAAAACACCGATCTGAAAAATGTCTCACTGGTACACTCCCTGCTCGGCTTTGTGATATCCCTCCTGCTGGTATTCCGCACCAATACCGCCTACGACCGCTGGTGGGAAGGTCGCAAGCAATGGGGTTCGATGATGAACGTTAGCCGGAACCTCGCACTTAAGATTAATGGACTTTTGGATAAAGACACCAGCCGGGCTGACCGCGAGTTTTTCAGAAAGATGATCCCGAACTTTGCGTTTGCGATGAAAAATCACTTGCGCAACCGTTACCTCAGTGAAGAGTTTGACGATAGTACCAGCTTTGGGCAGTCCATGATTGATCCTGGCGGGCACGTTCCGGCTCAGATTGCCTCAGCCATTTTTTCCAAAGTAGTGACATTGCAGCGTACCGGCGTCCTCCTGCCCGAGCATGTCATTGTGCTGAATCATGAACTTGAAGCATTGATGAACATCTGCGGGGCATGCGAGCGGATCAGGAATACACCCATCCCGCTTTCATACAGCTCCTTCATCAAGAAATTCATTTTTGTATACTGCCTCACGTTGCCGATCGGCTATGTTTTCAGCCTGCATTTTCTGGTAATTCCGTTCGTCATGTTTGTATTCTACATCCTGGCAAGCCTTGAAGTTATTGCAGAAGAGATTGAAGATCCTTTTGGCGAAGACAGTAATGACCTGCCGGTGGAACGCATCTGCCAGGGCGTCCTCACATCCGTGCGTGCATTGATTGACTGA
- a CDS encoding helix-turn-helix domain-containing protein, giving the protein MIPSETVEHFYQTHPAAKASRWPGRESGDEGHFNVFSRVYCQKYTSYARRDFYQISLILGKGRLSYGSHEVEIDRNALVFFNRNVPFTWQAVSQEQEGYLCLFTDHFLSTMTRSKTVTDCPILRNDCIPVYFLSKEQEEYLLIVFRKMHAEIESSYIHKYDLMRNYVNVISHEAMKMQPSDTSDPYSNGSARLSSLFQDLLERQFPIESPEHKLKLKTAKDYAIKLGVHVNHLNRALKEITGKTTTEHIIGRIMEQSKVMLRHSNWSVAEIAFCLGFEYPAYFNNLFKKQTGITPKSYRVLER; this is encoded by the coding sequence ATGATACCGAGCGAGACCGTAGAACATTTTTACCAGACGCACCCGGCCGCCAAGGCATCCAGGTGGCCCGGTCGGGAAAGTGGGGATGAGGGGCATTTCAATGTGTTCTCCCGGGTGTATTGTCAGAAATATACCTCCTACGCCCGCCGCGACTTTTACCAGATATCGCTTATACTGGGTAAGGGAAGGCTTTCTTATGGGAGTCATGAAGTAGAGATCGACCGCAATGCACTGGTATTCTTTAACCGGAATGTACCCTTTACATGGCAGGCCGTGTCGCAGGAGCAGGAAGGTTACCTGTGCTTGTTTACGGATCATTTTCTTAGTACAATGACCCGTTCCAAAACAGTGACAGATTGCCCCATCCTGCGGAATGATTGCATTCCCGTCTATTTTTTAAGCAAGGAACAGGAAGAATACCTGCTGATTGTGTTCAGGAAAATGCATGCTGAGATCGAATCCAGCTATATCCACAAATACGATCTCATGCGTAATTATGTAAATGTCATCTCGCATGAAGCTATGAAAATGCAACCTTCCGATACCAGTGATCCGTATAGCAACGGCTCCGCCCGGTTGTCCTCCCTTTTTCAGGATCTGCTTGAAAGGCAATTTCCTATCGAATCGCCCGAGCACAAGCTTAAATTAAAAACAGCCAAGGATTACGCCATCAAGCTGGGTGTACACGTGAACCACCTCAACCGCGCATTAAAAGAGATTACAGGTAAAACGACAACGGAGCATATTATAGGGCGTATCATGGAACAATCTAAGGTCATGCTGCGGCATTCCAACTGGAGTGTGGCCGAAATTGCTTTTTGCCTGGGTTTCGAGTATCCCGCCTACTTCAACAATCTTTTCAAAAAGCAGACGGGCATCACGCCGAAGTCTTACCGGGTGCTTGAACGCTGA